One Peromyscus leucopus breed LL Stock chromosome 6, UCI_PerLeu_2.1, whole genome shotgun sequence genomic region harbors:
- the LOC114688199 gene encoding NADPH-dependent 3-keto-steroid reductase HSD3B3-like: MMNFPYSGTQLLLDACVEASVPVFIYSSSVAVAGPNSYKDIIQNGCEEDNHESTWSHPYPYSKKMAEKAVLAANGCTLKDGGTLHTCALRLPFIYGEGSQHISYVVNRALKNNGTLDNFAKFSVVNPVFVSNAAWAHILAARGLRDPKKSPNIQGQFYYISDDTPHQSYDDLYYALSKDWGLRLDSSWSLPLPLLYWLAFLLETVSFLLRPIYNFRPPFNRYMVTVLNCVFTFSYKKAQRDLGYEPPVSWEEARQKTSQWIGSLVEQHKGTLNTKTQ; this comes from the coding sequence ATGATGAACTTCCCATACTCAGGTACTCAGCTCCTGTTGGATGCTTGTGTGGAAGCCAGTGTCCCAGTCTTCATCTACAGCAGCTCAGTGGCTGTGGCTGGACCAAACTCCTACAAGGACATCATCCAGAATGGCTGCGAAGAAGATAATCATGAAAGCACATGGTCTCATCCATACCCATACAGCAAAAAGATGGCTGAGAAGGCAGTGCTGGCAGCCAATGGGTGCACCCTGAAAGATGGTGGCACTTTGCATACTTGTGCCTTAAGACTCCCATTCATCTATGGGGAAGGGAGCCAACACATTTCATATGTAGTGAATAGAGCACTCAAGAATAATGGCACACTTGACAATTTTGCCAAATTCTCTGTGGTCAACCCAGTGTTTGTGAGTAATGCAGCCTGGGCACACATTCTGGCAGCCAGGGGCCTACGAGACCCCAAGAAGTCACCAAACATCCAAGGCCAGTTCTACTACATCTCAGATGACACCCCTCACCAAAGCTATGATGATTTATATTATGCCCTGAGCAAGGACTGGGGCCTCCGCCTTGATTCCAGTTGGAGCCTTCCTCTGCCCCTGCTCTACTGGCTTGCCTTCCTGTTGGAAACTGTGAGCTTCCTGCTGCGTCCAATCTACAACTTCCGGCCTCCTTTTAATCGCTATATGGTCACAGTGTTAAATTGTGTGTTCACCTTCTCCTACAAGAAAGCTCAGCGAGATCTGGGCTATGAGCCACCTGTCAGCTGGGAGGAGGCCAGACAAAAAACTTCTCAGTGGATCGGGTCACTAGTGGAGCAGCACAAGGGGACACTGAACACAAAGACTCAGTGA